A genomic stretch from Ictalurus punctatus breed USDA103 chromosome 2, Coco_2.0, whole genome shotgun sequence includes:
- the si:dkey-225f5.4 gene encoding uncharacterized protein si:dkey-225f5.4 — protein sequence MATERAAVILERTGPSLLKTCDSTEAQDSGEGKVMTAYLMDCRRKQKIMCHQHGVMDDMLKLLAGLESAEQFLNEPCPPNPDTEASTPWKALKAEYLEQVQEVEGMIGTLVECMEELLKKRQRLEALLVDLEKKKEECKEQERAALQSKQRAEKLMNLQIDDSLQRAQDALRACDRRLSELKIQVDDRLAKASNWMAFRDRLQATLEVTQANMQYKLLSASPSELCLELLPRSTQQSLQPLHLSITMTKEDHFRLQVFQGTAGLLEESVEGPVRELSAALLEVMECYISQGKMLAEIQALHSRFAIDWCPAKRLLIFLKSATTVCHLELDEGYPSSGCAKLLAVRKDGNLLNLSALQPIVMNPTLTDWLEFLSSYPDF from the exons atggcGACAGAAAGAGCAGCTGT GATATTAGAAAGAACTGGTCCGTCTCTTTTGAAGACATGCGACTCCACCGAGGCTCAGGACTCTGGAGAGGGAAAAGTTATGACCGCTTATTTAATG GACTGCAGACGGAAACAGAAGATCATGTGCCATCAGCATGGTGTCATGGACGACATGTTGAAGCTTCTTGCAGGTCTGGAGTCAGCAGAGCAGTTCCTCAATGAACCATGTCCACCTAATCCAG ACACTGAGGCCAGCACTCCCTGGAAGGCTTTGAAAGCAGAGTATCTTGAGCAGGTCCAGGAAGTGGAAGGGATGATAGGCACACTGGTGGAGTGCATGGAAGAGCTACTCAAAAAACGGCAAAGGCTGGAGGCACTATTGGTAGACCTGGAAAAGAAA AAAGAGGAGTGCAAGGAACAGGAGCGAGCTGCACTACAATCGAAGCAGAGGGCTGAG AAACTGATGAATCTGCAAATAGATGATTCCCTGCAGAGAGCCCAGGATGCCCTGCGTGCTTGTGACAGACGGCTTTCTGAACTCAAAATTCAAGTAGATGATCGTTTAGCCAAGGCGTCTAATTGGATGGCTTTTAGAGACAG GTTGCAGGCTACCCTGGAAGTCACTCAGGCTAATATGCAGTACAAGTTGTTGTCTGCGAGCCCCTCTGAGCTGTGTCTAGAGCTTCTGCCCCGCTCCACCCAACAGTCCCTGCAGCCTCTTCATCTGTCTATCACCATGACCAAAGAAGACCACTTCCGCCTGcag GTTTTTCAGGGCACCGCAGGCCTCTTGGAGGAGTCAGTGGAAGGCCCTGTAAGAGAGCTGAGTGCTGCACTGTTGGAAGTGATGGAGTGCTACATTAGTCAAGGAAAGATGCTTGCTGAAATCCAGGCTCTGCATTCCAG GTTTGCAATCGACTGGTGTCCAGCAAAGCGCCTACTGATCTTCCTCAAGTCCGCCACCACAGTGTGCCACCTGGAGCTGGACGAGGGCTACCCGTCAAGTGGCTGCGCCAAACTGCTTGCTGTGCGCAAAGATGGCAACCTTCTCAATCTTTCTGCCCTGCAG CCCATTGTGATGAATCCTACTCTGACAGATTGGCTTGAGTTTCTCTCCTCATATCCGGATTTCTGA